One window of Dendropsophus ebraccatus isolate aDenEbr1 chromosome 13, aDenEbr1.pat, whole genome shotgun sequence genomic DNA carries:
- the LOC138771269 gene encoding sodium/potassium-transporting ATPase subunit alpha-2, with protein sequence MGRGEGREYSPAATNADNGGGKKKQKEKEMDELKKEVTMDDHKLSLEELARKYGTDLTKGHTNTRAAEILAEDGPNALTPPPTTPEWVKFCRQLFGGFSILLWIGAILCFLAYGIQIAMEDEPINDNLYLGVVLAAVVIVTGCFSYYQEAKSSKIMDSFKNMVPQQALVIREGEKLQINAEAVVVGDLVEIKGGDRIPADIRIISSHGCKVDNSSLTGESEPQTRSPEFTHENPLETRNISFFSTNCVEGTARGIVISTGDRTVMGRIATLASGLETGRTPIAMEIEHFIHIITGVAVFLGVSFFVLSLILGYSWLEAVIFLIGIIVANVPEGLLATVTVCLTLTAKRMARKNCLVKNLEAVETLGSTSTICSDKTGTLTQNRMTVAHMWFDNQIHEADTTEDQSGATFDKRSPTWTALSRIAGLCNRAVFKVGQEKIPISKRDTAGDASESALLKCIELSCGSVRKMRDRNPKVAEIPFNSTNKYQLSIHEREDSPDSHLLVMKGAPERILDRCSTIMLHGQEQPLDEEMKEAFQNAYFELGGLGERVLGFCQSHLPAETFPRGFKFDTDEINFPDTNLCFIGLISMIDPPRAAVPDAVGKCRSAGIKVIMVTGDHPITAKAIAKGVGIISEGNETVEDIAARLNIPVSHVNPREAKACVVHGSDLKDMTTEQLDDILKNHTEIVFARTSPQQKLIIVEGCQRQGAIVAVTGDGVNDSPALKKADIGVAMGIAGSDVSKQAADMILLDDNFASIVTGVEEGRLIFDNLKKSIAYTLTSNIPEITPFLFFIIANIPLPLGTVTILCIDLGTDMVPAISLAYEAAESDIMKRQPRNPRTDKLVNERLISMAYGQIGMIQALGGFFTYFVILAENGFLPSRLVGIRLDWDDRSNNAVEDSYGQEWTYEQRKVVEFTCHTAFFASIVVVQWADLIICKTRRNSVFQQGMKNKILIFGLLEETALAAFLSYCPGMDVALRMYPLKVTWWFCAFPYSLLIFVYDEVRKLILRRDPGGWVEKESYY encoded by the exons ATGGGTAGAGGG GAGGGCCGGGAGTATTCGCCAGCTGCGACCAACGCAGACAATGGAGGGGGCAAGAAGAAGCAGAAGGAGAAGGAAATGGATGAGCTCAAGAAGGAAGTCACCATG GACGATCATAAACTTTCCCTTGAAGAGCTGGCACGGAAGTATGGCACTGACCTAACCAAG GGTCACACAAACACACGTGCTGCAGAGATCCTGGCAGAAGATGGCCCCAACGCCCTCACGCCTCCTCCCACTACCCCAGAGTGGGTCAAGTTTTGCCGTCAGCTGTTTGGCGGATTCTCCATCTTGCTGTGGATCGGGGCTATTCTTTGCTTCCTGGCCTATGGGATTCAAATTGCCATGGAAGATGAGCCCATCAATGACAAT CTATATTTGGGGGTGGTTTTAGCCGCTGTCGTCATTGTCACCGGATGCTTTTCCTACTACCAAGAAGCAAAAAGTTCCAAGATCATGGACTCCTTTAAGAACATGGTGCCCCAG CAAGCACTTGTGATTCgtgaaggggagaagctgcagATTAATGCAGAGGCTGTGGTTGTTGGGGACCTGGTAGAGATCAAAGGAGGAGACCGAATTCCTGCGGACATCAGGATCATCTCATCCCACGGCTGCAAG GTGGACAACTCCTCGTTGACCGGAGAATCAGAGCCACAAACTCGCTCCCCAGAATTCACCCATGAAAACCCCCTGGAGACCAGGAATATTTCCTTCTTCTCAACCAACTGTGTGGAAG GGACAGCTCGGGGTATCGTCATATCTACAGGAGACCGAACAGTGATGGGCCGCATTGCCACCCTGGCTTCAGGCCTAGAAACTGGCCGCACTCCTATCGCCATGGAGATAGAGCACTTCATTCATATCATCACTGGAGTGGCTGTCTTCCTTGGTGTCTCGTTTTTTGTCCTTTCTCTTATCCTGGGTTACTCGTGGCTAGAAGCCGTCATATTTCTTATTGGTATCATAGTAGCCAATGTGCCCGAGGGTCTGCTGGCCACAGTCACG GTGTGCCTAACCCTGACGGCTAAGAGGATGGCTCGTAAGAATTGCCTTGTGAAGAACCTTGAAGCTGTGGAGACCTTGGGTTCCACTTCAACTATCTGCTCCGATAAGACAGGAACCTTGACACAGAACCGAATGACAGTGGCTCATATGTGGTTTGACAATCAAATTCACGAGGCGGACACCACCGAAGACCAGTCAG GGGCAACCTTTGATAAGCGATCTCCCACATGGACCGCTCTGTCTCGAATCGCTGGACTCTGTAACCGAGCTGTGTTTAAAGTCGGCCAGGAAAAGATTCCCATTTCCAAG CGGGACACTGCGGGGGATGCGTCCGAGTCGGCTCTTCTAAAGTGCATCGAACTTTCCTGTGGCTCAGTAAGAAAAATGAGGGACAGGAACCCGAAAGTGGCCGAGATCCCATTTAATTCTACAAACAAGTATCAG CTGTCTATCCATGAACGTGAAGACAGTCCTGATAGCCACTTGCTGGTCATGAAGGGGGCCCCAGAAAGAATCCTGGATCGGTGCTCCACCATTATGTTACATGGACAGGAACAACCTCTGGATGAAGAGATGAAGGAAGCCTTCCAAAACGCTTATTTTGAGCTAGGAGGACTGGGCGAGAGAGTCTTGG GATTCTGCCAGTCCCATTTGCCCGCTGAGACGTTCCCGCGTGGATTCAAGTTTGACACTGATGAAATAAACTTCCCCGACACCAACCTGTGCTTCATAGGACTCATATCTATGATTGATCCACCTAGGGCGGCTGTGCCTGACGCTGTTGGGAAGTGCCGAAGCGCTGGCATCAAG GTCATCATGGTAACCGGTGACCATCCCATTACTGCCAAAGCAATTGCCAAAGGTGTCGGTATCATCTCTGAGGGCAATGAGACAGTAGAAGATATTGCAGCTCGGCTTAACATCCCAGTAAGCCATGTCAATCCCAG GGAAGCCAAAGCTTGTGTCGTCCACGGCTCCGATCTGAAAGACATGACCACCGAACAGTTGGATGACATCCTCAAGAACCACACCGAGATCGTGTTTGCTCGGACATCACCGCAGCAGAAGCTGATCATCGTGGAGGGGTGTCAGAGACAG GGTGCTATAGTGGCTGTGACCGGAGACGGTGTCAATGACTCTCCAGCCCTGAAGAAGGCGGATATCGGTGTGGCCATGGGCATAGCCGGCTCTGATGTCTCCAAACAAGCTGCAGACATGATCCTCCTGGACGATAACTTTGCCTCCATTGTGACTGGAGTGGAGGAAG GTCGCCTCATTTTTGACAACTTGAAAAAATCCATTGCGTACACGCTGACCAGTAACATCCCGGAGATCACACCATTTTTATTCTTCATCATTGCCAATATCCCGCTTCCTCTGGGCACCGTCACCATTTTGTGTATTGATCTCGGCACTGACATG GTGCCTGCAATCTCATTGGCCTATGAAGCTGCAGAAAGTGACATCATGAAGAGACAACCCAGGAACCCGCGGACAGACAAACTGGTGAACGAGCGTCTGATCAGCATGGCGTACGGGCAAATCG GTATGATCCAGGCCCTAGGTGGGTTCTTTACTTACTTTGTAATCCTTGCGGAGAACGGTTTCCTGCCGTCTCGGTTGGTGGGCATACGTTTAGACTGGGACGACCGGTCCAATAATGCCGTGGAAGACAGTTATGGGCAGGAGTGG ACCTATGAACAGCGGAAAGTCGTGGAGTTCACCTGTCACACAGCGTTCTTCGCCAGCATCGTGGTGGTCCAATGGGCCGATCTGATCATCTGTAAGACCAGGAGGAACTCTGTCTTCCAGCAAGGCATGAA GAACAAGATTCTGATATTCGGCCTCCTGGAGGAGACTGCGCTGGCTGCGTTCCTGTCCTATTGCCCTGGAATGGATGTTGCCCTGCGAATGTATCCACTGAA GGTGACATGGTGGTTCTGTGCCTTCCCATACAGTCTGCTCATTTTTGTGTATGATGAAGTCCGAAAGCTGATCTTACGTCGTGACCCTggag GATGGGTGGAGAAGGAGTCATACTATTAA